One Methanobacteriaceae archaeon genomic window, CAGTAGATCTAACAACAAAATCTAAATCTGTATCTTTATCAACATTTGCTTTCTTAAGAGACTGTAAAACAGTATCCCTAACTAATTCAGTTACAGCTTCTTTAGAAAGTTCAATTCCCCAAACAGTTTTACCAAATACTTCTTCTGAAGGTTTAGGTGGACGAATGTCTCTTGTCATTTTAACAGTTTTATTAAGTAAATAAGATTCACTTGTGTTTAAGTTAGTTGCCATGACAATACATTTAGTTGTTGTATTTCCCAATTCAACAGAAGCAGTTACATAAAAAACATCAGGCTTTTTAACTGCACCAGGACTTGCAGGACCAGCATGCTGTGCAGTCAATGATGCCAAATTACCCTCACGGGATTTAGCAATAATAGGTTTTGGACCTTTATTAAAAATTCTACTTAAAAAAGACATAGTATAACCTCAATATAATTAGATATAACTTTCTTTTTATAGTAATATAAATTTTATTAAAAAAATTTTCATTGATTAGAAAAATAAAAAGATTTCTTTTTAATATTCAAAGAAATAAAATCAATCTGAATAAAATAAATTCTATGTAAAAAATAGTCGAAAAATAGTGTTAAAAAATAGTTAAAAAAACAAAAAGGTTATAGATTAGAGAGAATCTAACCTATAATAATTTGTTCATTGGGTGGTTTTCTACAGGTTCGGTACCGAAGTCTGCTGCAGCTTCAGCTATAAACATATCAGTTTGTGCAACAGCAGGGAAAGCGATTTTAGCGTTATCGATAGGTCCGAAGAGAACAAAGTCTCCACCACACATTACTTGAACAATGTTTGCACCAATATCACAAACAGTGTAAGCATCTTTGTGACCTGCTTTTTTGTAGTCTCTTAACCAGTCCCATGCGGATGGTACGTTGTGAATACCTGATCCTACAGGGTATCCCCATTTAGCTTTTTCTGCGAAGGTGGTTTTTGCAGCAATACCTGCACCTTGACCTAAAGGAGTTACAGCAGTATCCATCATGAATTTTGTAATACCACAGTCAGCAGCAACTTCGAGTAAACCTTTTTCGTATGCACCGTCGTCACCGTTTTCCCACATAGCCATTTTACCGTCAACAGTAGCGTTCATAGGGTTGAAACCTAAGATAATAGAAGCAGAAATATCAGTTTCAGCTAAAGCGTCTAATTCAGATTTGTCTGCTGCCATGTTAATAGAGTTGTAAATAGCTCTTTCGGTTAATCCTGCTTCATCAGCGTATTGAGCACCAGCTACTCTTGCATCACCGGATGTAGAGTCGATAAGGAATGGAGCGTCAACTTGTTCTCCAACAAATTCAATGTATTTTACGATTGCTTCTTCAGTTTGTCCGAATACTTGTACAATGTATGGGTTACCTGTAACGTCTGAAATTTCAGCCATATCATTAAGTAAAGTTTCAGCTCTTGCTTTATCAAAATCTCCAGTCAATTCATCATTAATAATGTTGTGACCACCGTAGAAAATAGTCCCTGCTAAAACTGTAGGGTATTCACCAGGTTGTCCTCCCATTTTAACTCCTGCGAAATCAAAAACTTCTTGTTCTTTATCAAATTTAAACATAATAATCCTCCTTATAATAAGGTAGATAACATTGAAGCTATACCAAATTTAATAGCTACAACTAATATAATTAATCCAAGTATAATACCATATAAAATACCAACATCTCTACCACTTTGTTGGCCTAAACGTTGATAATATTCTCCAACAGTGAAATCAACTTTTTCTTCTGCATCGTCTAATTTAGCGACTGCTGCATTGAAATCATCTGAGGAAACCATAACTTGAGGTATTGAATTATTTTCATCACTCATAATAAACACCTCTAAAATCCTGCTAATTTTGCAATGAAAGGAATAATTACAACGAATAATAATGCAAAGAGTCCTCCAATAGCAAATCCTTTAAATCTAGTTGCGAGTAAACCAGCAAATAATTTACCTTCTCTTGCAACAAGTTTTGCACTGTATTCAGCATCATCAGCAGCTGTTTTCATTCCATTAATATTTGGTTTGTTTGAAATTTCAACCATCTAAAATTCCTCCTAGAACATCAAGAATAAGAAACCAACGATTAAAGTGAAAGCTAATCCTAACATGATCCCTTGAACTTTACCGGAGTAGTTACCAGCCATAGTTCTTTGGACAGCTCCAACCATATCAATTTTGGTGTTAATATCTCTAATTCTTGCTTCGATAAGAGCGGTTTCAGGGGAAACAACTTTAATAGCTTCTCCTTCTTCTTCCTCTCCATCGTCTCCTTCAACAGAAATAACCATAGCTTCTTCTTCAAAAGCACCAGGGTCTTTTTCTACACATTCATTGATTTTTGCTTGAATAGCACCAACATCTTCAGTGTCAATTAAGTCAACAATTTCTAATTGTTGTTGGAATCTTTCAACACCTTCGAGTGGAACGTTTTCTACGAATGGAATAGCACCAGTTGCTCCGATAATTTTCTTTTTATCAGGGTCTGCACCATTTTCATGTAAAGCTTTGAAACTTTGACCAGTAATGTGTCCTTGTACTTCAGCACCAGCTAAGATTAAGAAACGAATGTTAGGGTTGGAAATGATGTTAGCAACAACTTTTTCTACACCTAAGTTTTCAGTTTTACAAGGACCTGCAATAGCAGCACCGGAAAGTTCAGCTTCAATGTGAGAAGCAAGAGTGGTAACAGCTACAGGACTTTCAGGGTCGCCTACAATATAATCCCCACTAATAACTGGCCAGTTATCAGCAGCAGCTTTTTTATCAGCCATCTATAAAACCCCCAATGTTTGTAAGATTGGTAATGCTGCAAATATGATAAATGAAGCTAATAAAAATCCATATACAATGTTTGTTAATAATCCTGCAGTAATGTAAGATCCTTCCCTACCAGGGTATGATCCAACAGGACTTGTGTATGGGTCTAAGGAAGCCATTAATTCATCAGCAGCTAATTCTACTTTTGATACTTGTTCATTTATTTCATCCATAGATAGAAGAACAATTCCTGAACCTAAGGAAGCACCAATAACCCCAGTAACAGGATCATAAGCTAAATTCATATCTGGTATAATTTGTACCATTGGTAACATTTGAGCCATTATTAATTCCTCCTATTTATTCCTCTACTTTAGGCCATAAACCAGCCCATCTAGTTGAAGCAGCATCTTCACATGAAGCTTGTACAAATGCTTTGAATGAAATAATCCAACCAATTAATCCAACAATGAATACAAGGAACCATCCAAGACCACCAGTGGTAATGGATAAGAGACCAACTAAAACCATAGATAAGAATGCAGTAGAACAAGCACATTTTAAAGTTCTAACTTGATCTTCGTTTGGTCCTAAACATGCATTGAATGGGTGTTGAATTGCCATAGTACATAAGATAAATAATACTGCAATAAAACCAGTTCCAACAACGTGTTCGTAAATTAAAGCCATGTCGCAAGCACCAACGATAGCAACACAGAATCCTAAAACTGCTAACATAGCTGCTGCAGCAATTTCAATAGTACATTGAATCATAATAGGGATTTTCATACCTACGATTTTAGTAGCTACTAAAGAAATAACAGCACCAATAACAATAGCAATTACTAAACCTGCTACAGGAGCAATAATTGGCATTTTTAAAATAGTACCAATAGTTAAACCTGCTAAAGCAGAGATTACACCAACAGATAAAGACATATATCCGATAGATGGAACACCAGTACCTAAACCGTAACTTGCTACTCTACGAATAGCATCGGAACCCCAAACGATTGCGAGAACTGCACCGAGTCCAGCAAGAACAGGGCCTACAAGATTACCTAAGAATCCTGCAGCATAGATACATACTAATCCACCAACTAAACCTAAAATTAATAAATGCATTGAGTCAACTGCACCTGCAGCTGCACCATCTGCACTTCCACCAGCAGACATTTAGATACCTCCAACTAAGATTACACAAAAGATACCGATAACGATGGATGCAATAGCACATGCGAGAGCACCAGTTCCGATTCTTTTGAATTTTGGATCGTGCATACCTTCAATGGTACCACCAATGTTATAAGACGCAATTACAGAGTTAATAAAGAATACAGCAGTACCGATGATAGCTGCTAAACCAATACTAACAGCAGGGTCAGTGATTAAAGAACTTTGGGTAACTGCAGTGTTGATTCCGTAGTATACTAAACCTCCACCGAAACCACCAAAGAGACCACCGATAAGACCACTTACGTAAGAAGTTAATGGTACACCGTGACCTTCAGTACCAGGGGTTTTGTATGCTTCTTGATTACGTTTACTAATCCAATCTACACGTACTTTGGATGCTGCAGGAACAACACCTACACCAAATACATAGATTAAGTTAGCAATGAGCATGGTAATACCCATCATAATCATAGCACCAATAGCACCACCAATACCAATTATATAAAATGGTTCACCAGTCATAGTAGCTGCAGTAATAAGACCTGTTAAACCTGCACCAGCAGCTAACATAGCAGTACCGGTACCTACACCAGTAGCAGTAGCCATAGCTGCAGGAGCTCCTCCTACAGGAATAAAGTGCACACCAGCACCAATCATAATACCGCCTATTGCGATGAATAAAATTAAACTAATTGGATCCATAATAAAACCTCCTTATTCATCCCCGTTTTCATCTGCTAATAAAGCATCAGGATCATAAGGTCCGTATTTTTCTCTTGCGAATACTTCAATTCTGTCATTACCGATGATTAATAAGATAATGATAATAATACCAACAACAATACCACCGTATACACCGAATACTACGGAGTTCCAGAAGCTGAAGAATACAACGAGACCGAAACAGAAACCAGTTAAAGGTCCACCAAATTTAGCACAGAAGTTTACAACATCCATAGAGTTTTTAGCACCTAATGGAGCTTTAGTAACGATATCTCCTTGAATAGCTACAGGAGTACCTCCACCAAATTCGAATTTTTGGTATTCACTTTCTGCACCGTAATGTACATCCCCAGTTGAAGAACCAATAGCACCTAAAGCAATACCCCAAAGCATTGCGGAAAGTGGTAATGGGAATACGTGTAACGGAGTTCCGTTTAAAGGAACAGTCATTAAGTATGAGATTCCAACAATACAAAAACTAGTAATAAATCCGTGACCAACGATAGGTCCTAAAGATTGAGTTAACACATCCATAAATAAAGGTTGTTCGAATTGAGATTGACCAACAATCCTTCCCATATGAGCTGTGACAGTATAAATTCCGTGAACAAAAGCAGCGACACAAGCACCCATTGCAATAGCAACGATAGGTAACATACCTAATTGCATTACAAGATATGCAATAGCACCAGCAACACCACACCAAACACCATAAGCGACCGGTTCACCAGATGCCGCTTTGTTAATCATACGGTGTAAATGTCCCATTTGTGGAGCAAGTTGAACTTGAGAGTTAGGGTTACTTTGAGAACCAATATCAGATTCTAAGTCCTCTGCAGCCCCTCCGATAGTAGCAACTGCACCCATTAATGCAACTACACCTAATGTTACAGGGTCCATAATTTTTTCCTCCATATTTATTATTAAATTGATCATTTAATAAACGTGAATAAATTTTGATTTTTGTTCCATACAAAAATCATACTGCAATAATAATTGCATAGTATATTTTTTAAAATTATTAATATAAATGTTTTGTGAATTAAATTAATTCAAACAAATTTAATTATGAAAAATAGATAGGTGAAAAATACACCTATCTACGTGTTTTTATCTATTTATCTATTTTGCTGGGGTAATAACAGTTCTTTCTCCAGCTGGTTCGAATTCTCTTAAAGCACCTTTAGCGAATTCTGCACGTACTTGGCTGAAGTCGAAGACTAAGTTTTTATCAGCAAAT contains:
- the mtrH gene encoding tetrahydromethanopterin S-methyltransferase subunit H is translated as MFKFDKEQEVFDFAGVKMGGQPGEYPTVLAGTIFYGGHNIINDELTGDFDKARAETLLNDMAEISDVTGNPYIVQVFGQTEEAIVKYIEFVGEQVDAPFLIDSTSGDARVAGAQYADEAGLTERAIYNSINMAADKSELDALAETDISASIILGFNPMNATVDGKMAMWENGDDGAYEKGLLEVAADCGITKFMMDTAVTPLGQGAGIAAKTTFAEKAKWGYPVGSGIHNVPSAWDWLRDYKKAGHKDAYTVCDIGANIVQVMCGGDFVLFGPIDNAKIAFPAVAQTDMFIAEAAADFGTEPVENHPMNKLL
- the mtrG gene encoding tetrahydromethanopterin S-methyltransferase subunit G, with amino-acid sequence MMSDENNSIPQVMVSSDDFNAAVAKLDDAEEKVDFTVGEYYQRLGQQSGRDVGILYGIILGLIILVVAIKFGIASMLSTLL
- a CDS encoding tetrahydromethanopterin S-methyltransferase subunit F; the encoded protein is MVEISNKPNINGMKTAADDAEYSAKLVAREGKLFAGLLATRFKGFAIGGLFALLFVVIIPFIAKLAGF
- the mtrA gene encoding tetrahydromethanopterin S-methyltransferase subunit A: MADKKAAADNWPVISGDYIVGDPESPVAVTTLASHIEAELSGAAIAGPCKTENLGVEKVVANIISNPNIRFLILAGAEVQGHITGQSFKALHENGADPDKKKIIGATGAIPFVENVPLEGVERFQQQLEIVDLIDTEDVGAIQAKINECVEKDPGAFEEEAMVISVEGDDGEEEEGEAIKVVSPETALIEARIRDINTKIDMVGAVQRTMAGNYSGKVQGIMLGLAFTLIVGFLFLMF
- a CDS encoding tetrahydromethanopterin S-methyltransferase subunit B: MAQMLPMVQIIPDMNLAYDPVTGVIGASLGSGIVLLSMDEINEQVSKVELAADELMASLDPYTSPVGSYPGREGSYITAGLLTNIVYGFLLASFIIFAALPILQTLGVL
- the mtrC gene encoding tetrahydromethanopterin S-methyltransferase subunit C; this translates as MSAGGSADGAAAGAVDSMHLLILGLVGGLVCIYAAGFLGNLVGPVLAGLGAVLAIVWGSDAIRRVASYGLGTGVPSIGYMSLSVGVISALAGLTIGTILKMPIIAPVAGLVIAIVIGAVISLVATKIVGMKIPIMIQCTIEIAAAAMLAVLGFCVAIVGACDMALIYEHVVGTGFIAVLFILCTMAIQHPFNACLGPNEDQVRTLKCACSTAFLSMVLVGLLSITTGGLGWFLVFIVGLIGWIISFKAFVQASCEDAASTRWAGLWPKVEE
- the mtrD gene encoding tetrahydromethanopterin S-methyltransferase subunit D, whose amino-acid sequence is MDPISLILFIAIGGIMIGAGVHFIPVGGAPAAMATATGVGTGTAMLAAGAGLTGLITAATMTGEPFYIIGIGGAIGAMIMMGITMLIANLIYVFGVGVVPAASKVRVDWISKRNQEAYKTPGTEGHGVPLTSYVSGLIGGLFGGFGGGLVYYGINTAVTQSSLITDPAVSIGLAAIIGTAVFFINSVIASYNIGGTIEGMHDPKFKRIGTGALACAIASIVIGIFCVILVGGI
- the mtrE gene encoding tetrahydromethanopterin S-methyltransferase subunit E; this translates as MINLIINMEEKIMDPVTLGVVALMGAVATIGGAAEDLESDIGSQSNPNSQVQLAPQMGHLHRMINKAASGEPVAYGVWCGVAGAIAYLVMQLGMLPIVAIAMGACVAAFVHGIYTVTAHMGRIVGQSQFEQPLFMDVLTQSLGPIVGHGFITSFCIVGISYLMTVPLNGTPLHVFPLPLSAMLWGIALGAIGSSTGDVHYGAESEYQKFEFGGGTPVAIQGDIVTKAPLGAKNSMDVVNFCAKFGGPLTGFCFGLVVFFSFWNSVVFGVYGGIVVGIIIIILLIIGNDRIEVFAREKYGPYDPDALLADENGDE